The Ischnura elegans chromosome 1, ioIscEleg1.1, whole genome shotgun sequence genome contains a region encoding:
- the LOC124161652 gene encoding extensin-like translates to MTPPEAEYTRRAAQSSLPHHLHPIPVGRPPPPAEYASGSSSLHLHHHHPLHHPSAPPPPPAPAPTSNPSPRATSPLPSQQQGSSKGNNGDPYMRRDLGYHHHYRLTPPYVHHQHQHQSAGQHHGGHHHLHHPISHHPLHANPSPHHSAASYGRVLPSRPLSGHHTLPHHPHHAPSAPSPTPSPSSPSGHHTLHHPIPQHHHPPPPPLHFQTHHTVPHHPFATLHHHPPPPHLHAPHHVVGRLEDLPQVPTRLLPSHHHAILAASSRYDPPGSSGPPPPPAPTPPPPPPPPRAPVLRPPATT, encoded by the exons ATGACGCCACCGGAGGCCGAGTACACGCGGAGGGCGGCACAGTCATCCCTGCCCCACCATCTGCACCCCATACCAGTGGGGCGGCCGCCGCCCCCCGCCGAGTACGCCTCCGGTTCCAGCTCCCTCCACCTCCATCACCACCATCCGCTGCACCACCCGTCGGCACCTCCACCCCCGCCTGCCCCCGCGCCCACATCCAACCCCTCGCCCCGGGCGACCTCGCCACTGCCCTCCCAGCAGCAGGGCAGCTCCAAGGGCAACAACGGAGACCCGTACATGAGGAGGGACCTCGGCTACCACCACCACTACAGGCTCACGCCGCCCTACGTCCACCACCAACACCAACACCAGTCGGCGGGCCAACACCACGGCGGGCACCACCACCTACACCACCCCATTTCCCACCACCCGCTCCACGCCAACCCGTCCCCCCACCACTCGGCCGCCTCGTACGGTCGGGTGCTGCCGTCGAGGCCTCTCAGCGGCCACCACACCCTGCCGCACCACCCGCACCACGCCCCCTCGgcgccctcccccaccccttcgcCCTCCTCCCCCTCGGGACACCATACCCTGCACCACCCCATTCCCCAGCACCAccacccgccccctcccccgCTCCACTTCCAGACGCACCACACCGTCCCACATCACCCCTTCGCCACCCTTCACCACCACCCGCCCCCACCACATCTCCACGCCCCGCACCACGTGGTGGGTCGCCTGGAGGACCTCCCTCAAGTCCCTACCCGCCTTCTGCCCTCCCATCACCACGCCATCCTCGCCGCCTCCTCCCGGTACGACCCCCCAGGGTCCTCCGGGCCTCCTCCGCCCCCTGCCCCCACGCCGCCTCCTCCGCCCCCG CCCCCACGGGCGCCGGTCCTCCGCCCCCCGGCTACCACCTGA